The genomic segment AATGATACAAGTTAGTGTCAGTAGTAGAGTAGAAAATCAAGGGAAACCTTGGCATAGTTAGGAGGGTCGCTTCTTGTCAAAAAGAAATGACAACAATCAAATACAAAATCATAAAGAAGTCAAAATCCAGCCAACTGATAAAGTTACAGAAAGACAAAAAGAAAAAAAGTTAGTGAAAAGAATTGTACTTAGCATTACAGCGGCATTTATTATACTAGTCGTCCTTTTTGGACTAATCGGGTATCAATATGTTACAACTTCCTTAGAGCCATTAGACAAGAATGATCAAACAGAGAAAATAATTGAAATTCCTACGGGTTCTAGTTCGAAAGATATTGCCCAAATTTTACAAAATAATAACATCATAAAGAGTGCAATCGTATTTAGCTATTACGTTCGTATGAATAACGAAACAGGATTCCAAGCAGGAAATTATGAATTTTCACCATCGATGTCTCTTGATACAATCATTAGTCAACTTCAAGAAGGTGGTACTGTTGCTGAATATAAAGGGAATAAAGTATTGGTTAAAGAAGGTATTACAATTGATCAAATTGCTGATGCTATTGCTGCAACTACCGATTACAGTAAAGAAGATTTCTTAACTGTCATTAAGGATGAGGCTTTTTTAACTAAAATGAAAACAAACTATCCAGAATTATTAACCTCAGCTTTAGAAGCTGAAGATACTAGATATCGTTTAGAAGGATACTTATTTCCTGCTACTTATGATTTTCCAGAAGAGATGTCGTTGGAAGAGTTAGTAGAAAATATGATCAGTAAAATGGATGAAGTAATGCAAGAATATTATCCTAAAATTAAAGAATCAAATAGAAATGTACATGATGTTTTAACGATTGCATCATTAGTTGAGCGTGAAGGTTTTACATTAGAAGATCGAAAACTAATTGCTGGAGTTTTTAATAATCGCTTAGAAATTAATATGCCTTTACAAACAGATATAGCTGTTCTTTACGCACTAGATGAACATAAAGAATATGTATCGAATAATGATGTTGCAGTAGAGTCACCTTACAACCTGTATGTTCATCCTGGATTTGGTCCCGGCCCTGTCGATAGTCCAAGTGCTGATGCAATAAAAGCTACACTGGAGCCTACTGAATCAGAGTATTTATACTTTTTAGCAGATATGAGTACAGGGAAAATTTACTATGCGGAGACATA from the Carnobacterium inhibens subsp. inhibens DSM 13024 genome contains:
- the mltG gene encoding endolytic transglycosylase MltG codes for the protein MSKRNDNNQIQNHKEVKIQPTDKVTERQKEKKLVKRIVLSITAAFIILVVLFGLIGYQYVTTSLEPLDKNDQTEKIIEIPTGSSSKDIAQILQNNNIIKSAIVFSYYVRMNNETGFQAGNYEFSPSMSLDTIISQLQEGGTVAEYKGNKVLVKEGITIDQIADAIAATTDYSKEDFLTVIKDEAFLTKMKTNYPELLTSALEAEDTRYRLEGYLFPATYDFPEEMSLEELVENMISKMDEVMQEYYPKIKESNRNVHDVLTIASLVEREGFTLEDRKLIAGVFNNRLEINMPLQTDIAVLYALDEHKEYVSNNDVAVESPYNLYVHPGFGPGPVDSPSADAIKATLEPTESEYLYFLADMSTGKIYYAETYQQHLEYKAEYVD